A section of the Euwallacea fornicatus isolate EFF26 chromosome 12, ASM4011564v1, whole genome shotgun sequence genome encodes:
- the Nep3 gene encoding endothelin-converting enzyme homolog isoform X5: MTRYTNADFGDDDSINSVQLTEGISTSATHIRYHPGAKLWEVRSTLERILLFLSGFLFMVVIVLSIVVNVVEHHLHEVKEKQAKLTTEQPCLNASCIITASRVLSAMDFSIDPCEDFYGYSCNKWVNANPAPDGKNNWGTFMKLEHENYLIIKSVLDQPIDTFKSKAEEKAKMYYESCLDTNETVDALGAKPMLDLIAKLGGWNVTTEGFNITNWTLQNTLQIVQNRLNVGALFSYGVGEDDRNSSRHVLQLDQSGLALPTRDNYINKTAEHKKILAAYLDYMTKIGVLLGGGNSTKKQMEDVIAFETRLATITTPSDQRRDEESLYHLMTVAELQESANFIDWRTFFENAMKVVKNKKVDSKQQLVVYAPEYLVNLTKLINEYRNTSDGQITLSNYLVWQTVKVFVSYLSKPFRDAYKGLRAALSGPDGAEEPQWRYCIQDTNTVLGFALGAIFVREVFNPQSKVQAEIMISEVRNAFIKNFNNLNWMDSQTRERAIEKAKAISDMIGYPEFIKDTNQLDEKFKDLNVSPSAYFENNLNIVYYNIKKNLEKINEPVNKTTWNMVPATANAYYTPTKNEMVFPAGIIQSPFYSPSYPSSLNYGAMGVVMGHELTHGFDDQGRQYDKEGNLNHWWNNGTITKFKERTKCVAEQYSKYEIDGAKINGNQTLGENIADNGGLKAAYHAYLELMKDKPEPKRLPGLPLNHKQLFFVAFAQVWCSSISKEATNLEIEKDTHAPAPFRVRGAVSNLKEFSEVFQCRPGSKMNPTIKCEVW; encoded by the exons ATGACCAGATATACAAATGCGGATTTCGGAGATGACGACAGCATCAACAGTGTCCAGTTAACTGAAG GAATAAGCACAAGTGCCACTCACATCCGATATCATCCAGGTGCCAAACTATGGGAAGTACGATCGACCTTAGAACGGATCCTTTTGTTCTTGTCCGGCTTTTTGTTTATGGTCGTAATAGTTTTATCCATTGTAGTCAACGTGGTTGAGCATCATCTGCATGAAGTCAAA gaAAAGCAAGCCAAACTAACTACAGAGCAGCCCTGTTTGAATGCGTCCTGCATCATAACCGCTAGTCGCGTTTTGAGTGCCATGGATTTTTCCATAGATCCATGTGAGGACTTCTACGGCTATTCCTGTAATAAGTGGGTCAATGCAAATCCTGCCCCCGACGGGAAAAACAATTGGGGCACTTTTATGAAACTTGAgcatgaaaattatttgattatcAAATCCGTATTAG ATCAACCCATCGATACCTTTAAGTCAAAGGCGGAAGAAAAGGCCAAAATGTATTACGAGTCTTGTTTAGACACTAATGAGACTGTAGATGCTTTAGGTGCCAAACCAATGCTGGATCTGATTGCCAAATTAGGAGGTTGGAACGTTACCACTGAGGGGTTCAACATTACAA ACTGGACCCTACAGAACACTTTACAAATCGTCCAAAATAGACTTAACGTGGGGGCGCTGTTTTCTTACGGGGTGGGCGAGGACGACAGGAATTCATCTAGGCATGTTTTGCAGCTGGATCAAAGCGGATTGGCCTTGCCAACCAGGGATaattatataaacaaaactgcggaacataaaaaaatcttggcAGCATATTTAGATTATATGACCAAG ATCGGAGTTCTACTTGGTGGTGGAAACTCGACTAAAAAGCAGATGGAAGACGTCATTGCCTTTGAAACTAGACTTGCCACTATCACCACACCTAGTGATCAAAGGAGGGACGAAGAGTCGCTCTATCACTTGATGACTGTAGCAGAACTGCAAGAGAGTGCCAACTTT ATAGACTGGAGGACTTTCTTCGAAAACGCAATGAAGGtggtgaaaaacaaaaaagtggaTTCAAAGCAGCAACTTGTCGTGTACGCTCCTGAGTATCTAGTCAACCTGACCAAGCTCATCAACGAGTACAGGAATACCTCGGATGGGCAAAT AACACTAAGCAACTATTTGGTTTGGCAGACCGTGAAGGTTTTCGTTAGTTATCTGTCGAAACCCTTCAGAGATGCCTACAAAGGTTTGAGGGCCGCTTTGTCAGGACCCGATGGAGCAGAGGAACCGCAATGGCGGTACTGCATACAAGATACGAATACAGTTTTAG GCTTTGCCCTTGGCGCAATTTTTGTCAGAGAGGTGTTTAATCCGCAATCCAAAGTGCAAGCAGAAATTATGATAAGCGAGGTCAGGAACGCATttataaagaattttaataatttaaactgGATGGACAGTCAAACCAGAGAACGGGCTATAGAGAAAGCAAAAGCGATTTCTGATATGATAG GCTATCCAGAATTTATTAAAGACACCAACCAActggatgaaaaatttaaggatTTGAACGTGAGCCCCAGTGCATATTTCGagaacaatttaaatattgtttattacaACATTAAAAAGAACCTGGAGAAGATAAACGAGCCTGTAAATAAAACTACATGGA ATATGGTCCCAGCCACTGCTAATGCCTATTACACCCCAACCAAGAACGAAATGGTGTTTCCTGCTGGGATTATCCAAAGTCCATTCTATAGTCCTTCCTATCCGAGCTCTCTCAACTACGGAGCGATGGGGGTTGTCATGGGACACGAGTTGACCCATGGTTTCGACGATCAAGGGCGACAATACGATAAAGAGGGCAACTTGAACCATTGGTGGAATAACGGGACGATAACCAAATTTAAGGAGAGGACCAAGTGTGTGGCTGAACAATACA gcaaGTACGAAATAGACGGTGCCAAAATTAACGGAAATCAGACATTAGGAGAGAACATAGCGGATAACGGAGGTCTAAAAGCTGCATATCACGCTTATTTGGAACTCATGAAGGACAAACCGGAACCGAAGCGTTTGCCTGGACTACCACTGAATCATAAGCAGCTCTTTTTCGTTGCTTTCGCTCAA GTTTGGTGTTCCTCTATAAGCAAAGAGGCAACCAActtagaaattgaaaaagataCGCATGCGCCTGCTCCGTTCCGTGTACGAGGCGCTGTTAGCAACCTGAAAGAGTTCAGTGAAGTCTTCCAGTGTCGACCAGGATCTAAAATGAATCCTACGATCAAGTGCGAAGTTTGGTAA